Proteins encoded within one genomic window of Jiangella mangrovi:
- a CDS encoding SigE family RNA polymerase sigma factor, whose product MDIEADATLVAMDRDSAFEQYVEVRQSALLRLAYLLTGEQHAAEDLVQTALAKLYLAWNRVERADSVDAYAKRIMINEHSSWWRRAWRRVETTTDAVPERAATTDFGHTLVERDALWSVVQSLPPRQRAAVVLRFYEDMSEQDVAITLGCSVGTVKSQTSRALATLRTRLQERKGNDR is encoded by the coding sequence ATGGACATCGAAGCAGACGCGACACTGGTCGCGATGGATCGTGACAGCGCATTCGAGCAGTACGTCGAGGTACGGCAGTCGGCACTCCTGCGCCTCGCCTACCTGCTGACGGGCGAGCAGCACGCGGCCGAGGACCTCGTGCAGACCGCCCTGGCCAAGCTGTACCTGGCCTGGAACCGCGTGGAGCGCGCCGACTCCGTCGACGCCTACGCCAAACGCATCATGATCAACGAGCACTCCAGCTGGTGGCGGCGTGCCTGGCGGCGGGTCGAGACGACCACGGACGCCGTCCCGGAACGGGCCGCCACCACGGACTTCGGCCACACGCTCGTCGAACGCGACGCGCTGTGGTCCGTGGTCCAGTCGCTGCCGCCACGGCAGCGCGCCGCCGTCGTCCTCCGGTTCTACGAGGACATGAGCGAACAGGACGTCGCAATCACGCTCGGCTGCTCGGTGGGCACCGTGAAGTCGCAGACCAGCAGGGCGCTCGCGACCCTGCGGACCCGGCTCCAGGAGCGAAAGGGGAACGACCGGTGA
- a CDS encoding Dyp-type peroxidase, with protein MTDPASPQAVLGSLTEAAIFLVATVDGGGEDTARDLLADLAGLTRAVGFRAADGDLTCVAGIGAEAWPRLVGGEPPSGLHPFREISGPTHTAIATPGDLLFHIRARRMDLCFELASLVTTRLAGAATVVDEVHGFRYFEQRDLLGFVDGTENPTGAAAAAAVLTDEPGFEGGSYVIVQKYLHDMDAWNALPTEEQERVIGRRKLSDVELSEAEQPANSHVALTSITDDDGEELEILRDNMPFGRPGSGEFGTYFIGYAADPAVTELMLEHMFVGDPPGNHDRILDFSLAVTGGLFFAPSGDFLESLADPPSSSGAGGPGTGSLNIGSLKRGSAS; from the coding sequence GTGACCGATCCCGCGAGCCCGCAGGCCGTCCTGGGGTCGTTGACGGAGGCGGCGATCTTCCTCGTCGCCACCGTCGACGGCGGCGGCGAGGACACCGCCCGCGACCTGCTGGCCGATCTCGCCGGTCTCACGCGGGCGGTCGGCTTCCGCGCGGCCGACGGCGACCTCACCTGCGTGGCGGGCATCGGCGCCGAGGCGTGGCCGCGGCTGGTGGGCGGCGAGCCGCCGTCGGGGCTGCACCCGTTCCGCGAGATCAGCGGCCCCACGCACACCGCCATCGCCACCCCGGGTGACCTGCTGTTCCACATCCGTGCGCGGCGCATGGACCTCTGCTTCGAGCTGGCGTCGCTGGTGACCACCCGCCTGGCCGGAGCTGCCACCGTCGTCGACGAGGTGCACGGGTTCCGCTACTTCGAGCAGCGCGACCTGCTGGGGTTCGTCGACGGGACCGAGAACCCGACCGGCGCGGCCGCGGCTGCCGCCGTCCTCACCGACGAGCCCGGGTTCGAGGGCGGCAGCTACGTCATCGTGCAGAAGTACCTGCACGACATGGACGCCTGGAACGCGCTGCCGACCGAGGAGCAGGAGCGGGTCATCGGCCGGCGCAAGCTCTCCGACGTCGAGCTGTCCGAGGCCGAGCAGCCGGCGAACTCGCACGTCGCGCTCACGTCGATCACCGACGACGACGGCGAGGAGCTCGAGATCCTGCGCGACAACATGCCGTTCGGTCGGCCGGGCTCCGGCGAGTTCGGCACCTACTTCATCGGCTACGCCGCCGACCCCGCCGTCACCGAGCTCATGCTCGAGCACATGTTCGTCGGCGACCCGCCCGGCAACCACGACCGGATCCTCGACTTCTCGCTCGCGGTGACCGGCGGGCTGTTCTTCGCTCCGTCGGGCGACTTCCTGGAGTCGCTCGCGGATCCGCCGTCGTCCTCCGGTGCGGGCGGGCCGGGTACTGGCAGTCTGAACATCGGCAGTCTCAAGAGGGGTAGCGCCTCATGA
- a CDS encoding family 1 encapsulin nanocompartment shell protein, producing the protein MNNLHRELAPISAAAWADIEAEARRTFVQYVACRRVVDVIGPGDDVVHGVGTGHLRRLDGPGDGVLARAREVQPIVEFRVPFTVDRQAVDDVERGAKDADWQPVKDAAQQIAFVEDRAIVNGFTAAGMGGLLAGTTNAPITVPADIRELDNAVAQAVTTLRLAGVGGPYSLLLSADLYTALEETTDHGYPIREHVARVLHDGEIIWAPAISGALLLSSRGGDYELHLAQDLSIGYLSHDADTVQLYFEESFTFLLQTGEAGVSLRATGQAPPVVGPA; encoded by the coding sequence ATGAACAACCTGCACCGCGAACTCGCACCCATCTCGGCGGCCGCCTGGGCCGACATCGAGGCCGAGGCGCGCCGCACCTTCGTCCAGTACGTGGCGTGCCGCCGCGTCGTCGACGTCATCGGCCCCGGCGACGACGTCGTGCACGGCGTGGGCACCGGTCACCTCCGCCGGCTCGACGGTCCCGGCGACGGCGTCCTGGCGCGCGCACGCGAGGTGCAGCCGATCGTCGAGTTCCGGGTCCCCTTCACGGTCGACCGCCAGGCCGTCGACGACGTCGAGCGCGGCGCCAAGGACGCCGACTGGCAACCGGTCAAGGACGCCGCGCAGCAGATCGCGTTCGTCGAGGACCGCGCCATCGTGAACGGGTTCACGGCGGCCGGCATGGGCGGGCTCCTGGCGGGCACGACGAACGCCCCGATCACCGTGCCGGCCGACATCCGCGAGCTCGACAACGCCGTCGCCCAGGCCGTCACCACCCTGCGGCTCGCCGGCGTCGGCGGCCCGTACAGCCTGCTGCTGTCGGCCGACCTCTACACGGCTCTCGAGGAGACCACCGACCACGGCTACCCCATCCGCGAGCACGTCGCCCGCGTCCTGCACGACGGCGAGATCATCTGGGCGCCGGCCATCTCGGGGGCGCTCCTGCTGTCGTCACGGGGCGGCGACTACGAGCTGCACCTCGCGCAGGACCTCTCGATCGGGTACCTCTCGCACGACGCCGACACCGTGCAGCTCTACTTCGAGGAGTCCTTCACCTTCCTCCTCCAGACCGGCGAAGCCGGCGTCTCCCTTCGCGCGACTGGGCAGGCGCCGCCTGTCGTCGGTCCCGCCTAA
- a CDS encoding multicopper oxidase family protein, whose product MDHSHHHTHGSAHPPATPFPTDPAGLPEAAPPAIIEPGDGDTVALAVGPVAKRIGDTTVRMLAYNGSVPGPTLVVRQGTELSVDVSNHGDLETTVHWHGLRLDNSSDGVPHDTQAPIEVGGEFGYRLRFPDPGLYWYHPHIREDYTQELGLYGTILVRPADDGYWPRAHRDVVLTLDDLLLEDGRIAPFSPTETTHAAMGRFGNVYLTNGEPAPSSLSAVAGEVVRFWLVDTANTRVFNVRIPGARLKLVGGDSGRLERDEFVDEVLIAPSERAVVDVLFPAAGEYAIEHHTPVGTHRLSTVTVSAAVPPAPDLAAEFDALGGDPDLAVERAGLDAWLATEPHEVLSLVAEMRMDHGDHDMHHGHDMSHDMGHGDMGHGEATAGGIEWEDEMAEMNRVSTPATMLWSFVDPATGGPPDWRFTVGDRVKIRLVNGLDSDHPMHHPFHLHGAGRFLVLARDGVTEANLVWKDTILIRTGQTVDILFDVTNPGRWMAHCHIAEHMESGMMFGFTVDA is encoded by the coding sequence ATGGATCACTCTCACCACCACACGCACGGCTCTGCGCACCCGCCCGCGACGCCGTTCCCCACCGATCCGGCCGGGCTGCCCGAGGCGGCCCCGCCTGCGATCATCGAGCCCGGCGACGGCGACACCGTCGCGCTCGCGGTGGGGCCGGTGGCGAAGCGGATCGGCGACACGACGGTGCGGATGCTCGCGTACAACGGCTCGGTTCCCGGCCCGACGCTGGTGGTGCGGCAGGGCACGGAGCTGAGCGTCGACGTCAGCAACCACGGCGACCTCGAGACCACCGTGCACTGGCACGGCCTGCGGCTGGACAACAGCAGCGACGGCGTCCCGCACGACACGCAGGCGCCCATCGAGGTCGGCGGCGAGTTCGGCTACCGGCTGCGCTTCCCCGACCCCGGCCTGTACTGGTACCACCCGCACATCCGCGAGGACTACACCCAGGAGCTCGGCCTCTACGGCACCATCCTCGTCCGCCCTGCCGACGACGGCTACTGGCCGCGCGCGCATCGCGACGTCGTCCTGACGCTGGACGACCTGCTGCTCGAGGACGGCCGCATCGCCCCGTTCAGCCCCACCGAGACCACCCACGCCGCGATGGGCCGCTTCGGCAACGTCTACCTGACCAACGGTGAGCCGGCGCCGTCGTCGCTCAGCGCCGTCGCCGGCGAGGTCGTGCGGTTCTGGCTCGTCGACACCGCCAACACGCGCGTGTTCAACGTGCGCATCCCCGGCGCACGGCTGAAGCTGGTCGGCGGCGACTCCGGCCGGCTCGAGCGCGACGAGTTCGTCGACGAGGTGCTGATCGCGCCGTCCGAGCGGGCCGTCGTCGACGTGCTGTTCCCGGCGGCCGGCGAGTACGCGATCGAGCACCACACCCCCGTCGGCACCCACCGGTTGTCGACGGTGACGGTGTCAGCTGCGGTCCCGCCGGCACCCGACCTGGCGGCCGAGTTCGACGCCTTGGGCGGCGACCCGGACCTGGCCGTCGAACGCGCCGGCCTCGACGCCTGGCTCGCGACCGAGCCGCATGAGGTCCTCTCCCTGGTCGCCGAGATGCGCATGGACCACGGCGACCACGACATGCATCACGGCCACGACATGAGCCACGACATGGGCCACGGCGACATGGGCCACGGCGAAGCCACGGCCGGCGGCATCGAGTGGGAGGACGAGATGGCGGAGATGAACCGCGTCTCCACGCCGGCCACCATGCTCTGGAGCTTCGTCGACCCGGCGACGGGCGGGCCGCCGGACTGGCGGTTCACCGTCGGCGACCGGGTCAAGATCCGCCTGGTCAACGGGCTGGACTCGGACCACCCGATGCATCACCCGTTCCACCTGCACGGCGCCGGCCGGTTCCTCGTCCTCGCTCGCGACGGCGTCACCGAGGCGAACCTGGTCTGGAAGGACACCATCCTCATCCGCACCGGCCAGACGGTCGACATCCTGTTCGACGTGACGAATCCGGGCCGCTGGATGGCGCACTGCCACATCGCCGAGCACATGGAGAGCGGCATGATGTTCGGCTTCACGGTCGACGCCTGA
- a CDS encoding SDR family oxidoreductase: protein MEYAGQTVAVVGAASGIGRAAAVELAGRGARVICLDLNADGAKEVAAGLPHDAVAVHLDVTSQDSVRAAFANPVLGNDLHALVNCAGTTGRTGHPTHEVDVDDFDLVYRVNLRGALLLSQAVLPGMVERGYGRVLHVASIAGKEGNAGMAAYSATKAGLIGLVKSMGKEYATSGVTVNALAPAVIQTPMVEAMPEQQVRYMTEKIPMARLGRLDEAARMIAWIASADCSFTTGFTFDLTGGRAVY, encoded by the coding sequence GTGGAGTACGCGGGCCAGACCGTCGCCGTCGTCGGGGCGGCCAGTGGGATCGGCCGGGCGGCCGCCGTCGAGCTGGCCGGCCGGGGCGCCCGCGTGATCTGCCTGGACCTGAACGCCGACGGCGCGAAGGAGGTCGCCGCCGGGCTCCCGCATGACGCCGTCGCCGTCCACCTCGACGTGACCAGCCAGGACTCCGTCCGCGCCGCCTTCGCGAACCCCGTCCTCGGCAACGACCTGCACGCGCTCGTCAACTGCGCCGGCACCACGGGCCGCACCGGCCACCCCACCCACGAGGTCGACGTCGACGACTTCGACCTGGTCTACCGGGTGAACCTGCGCGGCGCGCTACTGCTCTCGCAGGCGGTCCTGCCGGGCATGGTCGAGCGCGGCTACGGGCGCGTCCTGCACGTCGCGTCCATCGCGGGCAAGGAGGGCAACGCCGGCATGGCCGCCTACTCCGCGACGAAGGCGGGACTGATCGGCCTGGTCAAGTCGATGGGCAAGGAGTACGCGACCAGCGGCGTCACCGTCAACGCGCTCGCGCCGGCCGTCATCCAGACCCCCATGGTCGAGGCCATGCCGGAGCAGCAGGTCCGCTACATGACGGAGAAGATCCCCATGGCCCGCCTCGGCCGGCTCGACGAGGCGGCCCGGATGATCGCCTGGATCGCCTCGGCGGACTGCAGCTTCACCACCGGCTTCACCTTCGACCTCACCGGCGGGCGCGCCGTCTACTGA
- a CDS encoding winged helix-turn-helix transcriptional regulator produces the protein MREPARSGCPINLAVEAFGDRWTLLVLRDIMFGTRLYFRELLAGSEERIASNILADRLKRLVEAGLLTRDAAGRGQRAAYRLTEAAIELVPVFAELGAWGVRHRETTPRLRIRAELLAAGGRPLWEEFMAELRSIHLGEPRRDPAAPSLLEQMGAAVAEIEAKAASGGAAG, from the coding sequence ATGCGCGAGCCCGCCCGGTCAGGGTGTCCCATCAACCTGGCCGTCGAGGCGTTCGGCGACCGGTGGACGCTCCTGGTGCTGCGCGACATCATGTTCGGCACCCGCCTGTACTTCCGCGAGCTGCTGGCCGGCTCCGAAGAGCGCATCGCCTCCAACATCCTCGCCGACCGGCTCAAGCGGCTGGTCGAGGCCGGCCTGCTCACCCGCGACGCCGCCGGCCGGGGACAGCGGGCCGCCTACCGGCTCACCGAGGCCGCCATCGAGCTGGTCCCCGTCTTCGCCGAGCTGGGCGCGTGGGGCGTGCGGCACCGCGAGACGACGCCGCGGCTGCGGATCCGGGCCGAACTGCTAGCGGCCGGCGGCCGGCCGTTGTGGGAGGAGTTCATGGCCGAGCTCCGCTCGATCCACCTGGGGGAGCCGCGGCGCGACCCGGCGGCGCCGTCGTTGCTGGAGCAGATGGGTGCGGCCGTGGCCGAGATCGAGGCGAAGGCCGCGTCGGGCGGGGCCGCGGGCTGA
- a CDS encoding ABC transporter substrate-binding protein, with protein MRSTRGLSRRDFLGLAAGAAGAAVLGGGLAGCARGAQATPGTLRYWTLLDPNGDDPRGHAERQIFDLFEERTGLTVSEQVIPWQEIDPNLLTSVQAGIPPEVSRTNYYNFRRHAEAGSLEPLQAMADADFTNGELDDFVVSLEGEEGVEAFLIENIGNALFLRRDWLDAAGMSVPTTWDEFVEVGKAFVAAQPDVSGFLTFGSTTETGHVAYIFQPMILGRGGRILDDDGRAAFHEDAGVETFEFLRSLAYEHEIMPRDAATMAYSEQIDAFIAGRTGMIIEGSHRYARIVESLGAENVEVAVIPGPAADRPSPCSITGWAIAIPQGSPDVEGAWELIKHRTDPAMQEIWAEVAFGLPTRRSTLELPYFQRDEAAIMRWWLDYMETDGQLVTSPVDDTQLNEILAEALQEVLLDDGVGVRSVLAKAAERFDAVVR; from the coding sequence ATGCGATCGACACGAGGGCTTTCTCGCCGCGACTTCCTGGGCCTGGCCGCCGGTGCCGCGGGCGCCGCGGTACTCGGCGGCGGGCTCGCCGGCTGCGCGCGCGGCGCTCAGGCGACGCCGGGGACGCTGCGGTACTGGACGCTGCTGGACCCGAACGGCGACGACCCGCGCGGGCACGCCGAGCGGCAGATCTTCGACCTGTTCGAAGAACGCACCGGCCTGACGGTGTCCGAACAGGTCATCCCATGGCAGGAGATCGACCCGAACCTGCTGACGTCCGTGCAGGCCGGCATCCCGCCGGAGGTCTCGCGGACCAACTACTACAACTTCCGCCGCCACGCCGAGGCCGGCAGTCTGGAGCCGTTGCAGGCGATGGCCGACGCCGACTTCACGAACGGCGAGCTCGACGACTTCGTCGTCAGCCTCGAGGGCGAGGAGGGTGTCGAGGCGTTCCTCATCGAGAACATCGGCAACGCGCTGTTCCTGCGCCGCGACTGGCTCGACGCGGCCGGCATGTCGGTCCCGACGACGTGGGACGAGTTCGTCGAGGTGGGCAAGGCGTTCGTGGCGGCGCAGCCCGACGTCAGCGGGTTCCTGACCTTCGGGTCGACGACCGAGACCGGGCACGTCGCGTACATCTTCCAGCCGATGATCCTGGGCCGCGGCGGCCGCATCCTCGACGACGACGGCCGGGCCGCGTTCCACGAGGACGCCGGCGTCGAGACGTTCGAGTTCCTGCGGTCCCTGGCGTACGAGCACGAGATCATGCCGCGCGACGCCGCCACCATGGCGTACTCGGAGCAGATCGACGCGTTCATCGCCGGGCGCACCGGCATGATCATCGAGGGCTCGCACCGCTACGCCCGCATCGTCGAGAGCCTCGGCGCCGAGAACGTCGAGGTCGCCGTCATCCCCGGTCCCGCCGCCGACCGGCCCTCGCCGTGCAGCATCACCGGCTGGGCGATCGCGATCCCGCAGGGCTCACCCGACGTCGAGGGCGCCTGGGAGCTCATCAAGCACCGCACCGACCCCGCGATGCAGGAGATCTGGGCCGAGGTCGCCTTCGGCCTGCCGACCCGGCGGTCCACCCTCGAGCTGCCGTACTTCCAGCGCGACGAGGCCGCGATCATGCGATGGTGGCTGGACTACATGGAGACCGACGGCCAGCTGGTCACGTCGCCGGTCGACGACACGCAGCTCAACGAGATCCTCGCCGAGGCGCTTCAGGAGGTGCTGCTCGACGACGGGGTCGGCGTGCGGTCCGTGCTGGCCAAGGCGGCGGAGCGGTTCGACGCGGTGGTGCGCTGA
- a CDS encoding carbohydrate ABC transporter permease, with product MTTTVEARPAAVRPSGPVATKRRRAWRIAAIVLVILGVVVFSANTLWALSTSLKAPDDILAYPPSLIPSPVSFDSYARVLDGQFLRWILNSLIVAVGTVVVVLGVSIPAAYGATRFQFRGQTALLFVILAGMAVGQVATVVPFYFLASRLGLIDTYVVLILVYSVWMTPLSVWLLRGYFKSIPVSLDEAAMLDGCSRFRAMLRVVVPLARPGVAAAALIVFVYAWNEFILAVALTMSDSMRTVPVGLHMFLATYGVDWGAISAGSIVSLLPVLMLFLVLQRQFISGLTAGTLGSQ from the coding sequence ATGACGACCACGGTGGAGGCGCGCCCGGCCGCGGTCCGGCCGTCCGGGCCGGTCGCGACGAAGCGGCGGCGTGCGTGGCGGATCGCCGCGATCGTGCTGGTGATCCTGGGCGTGGTGGTGTTCTCGGCCAACACGCTGTGGGCGCTGAGCACGTCGCTCAAGGCGCCCGACGACATTCTGGCCTATCCGCCGTCGCTGATCCCGAGCCCGGTGTCGTTCGACAGCTACGCGCGGGTGCTCGACGGGCAGTTCCTGCGCTGGATCCTCAACAGCCTGATCGTCGCCGTCGGCACGGTCGTCGTGGTGCTCGGCGTATCGATCCCGGCCGCGTACGGCGCCACGCGGTTCCAGTTCCGCGGGCAGACGGCACTGCTGTTCGTCATCCTGGCCGGGATGGCGGTCGGCCAGGTCGCCACCGTCGTCCCGTTCTACTTCCTGGCGTCGCGGCTCGGCCTGATCGACACCTACGTCGTGCTGATCCTCGTGTACTCGGTGTGGATGACGCCGTTGTCGGTGTGGCTGCTGCGCGGCTACTTCAAGTCGATCCCGGTGAGCCTGGACGAGGCGGCCATGCTGGACGGCTGCTCGCGGTTCCGGGCGATGCTGCGGGTCGTGGTGCCGCTGGCCCGGCCCGGCGTCGCGGCCGCCGCGCTGATCGTGTTCGTCTACGCGTGGAACGAGTTCATCCTCGCCGTGGCGCTGACCATGTCCGACTCGATGCGCACGGTGCCCGTCGGGCTGCACATGTTCCTCGCCACGTACGGGGTCGACTGGGGCGCCATCAGCGCCGGCTCCATCGTGTCGCTGCTGCCGGTGCTGATGCTCTTCCTGGTCCTGCAGCGCCAGTTCATCTCCGGCCTGACCGCCGGCACGCTCGGAAGCCAGTGA
- a CDS encoding carbohydrate ABC transporter permease codes for MTTSVTPTLPSTAEQNRPAAGGAGRARRRRSTGWLYMAPAFVLVLVVTAYPLYFAARYSAFRMRMWEPVEFVGLGNYTHLLTEPRFLTNLLASAVYVFGGVLACAGIGLGLALALRGGGRWQRVLRTFILIPWITSEVVVAITWRWLLNPQYGPLTSVFERLGLPDFPNLFASETSALAALTLVNVWRSLAFPMLMFLAALQAVPKQTEEAAEVDGAGYWKRVRYVLVPAIMPVIVVTVIVLTINYFNMVVLVLDLTGGGPTGATEILGLRLYREAFEYFSVDTAATLTMVMLLINFVLAIFYFRALRRQAGGEA; via the coding sequence ATGACGACCTCGGTCACGCCAACGCTGCCGTCGACCGCCGAGCAGAACCGTCCGGCCGCCGGCGGGGCCGGCCGGGCCCGCCGCCGTCGTTCCACCGGCTGGCTCTACATGGCACCGGCGTTCGTGCTGGTGCTGGTCGTGACGGCGTACCCGCTGTACTTCGCGGCGCGCTACAGCGCGTTCCGCATGCGCATGTGGGAGCCGGTCGAGTTCGTCGGGCTGGGCAACTACACCCATCTGCTGACGGAGCCGCGGTTCCTCACCAACCTGCTGGCGTCGGCCGTCTACGTGTTCGGAGGCGTCCTGGCCTGCGCGGGCATCGGGCTGGGGCTGGCGCTGGCGCTGCGGGGCGGCGGTCGCTGGCAGCGGGTGCTGCGTACGTTCATCCTCATCCCGTGGATCACGTCCGAGGTGGTCGTCGCGATCACCTGGCGCTGGCTGCTCAACCCGCAGTACGGGCCGCTGACCTCGGTGTTCGAGCGGCTCGGCCTGCCCGACTTCCCGAACCTGTTCGCGTCGGAGACCAGCGCGCTGGCCGCGTTGACGCTGGTCAACGTCTGGCGGTCGCTGGCGTTCCCGATGCTGATGTTCCTGGCCGCGCTCCAGGCGGTGCCGAAGCAGACCGAGGAGGCCGCCGAGGTCGACGGCGCCGGCTACTGGAAGCGCGTGCGCTACGTGCTGGTGCCCGCGATCATGCCCGTGATCGTCGTGACGGTGATCGTGCTGACGATCAACTACTTCAACATGGTCGTGCTGGTGCTCGACCTGACCGGCGGCGGCCCGACCGGCGCGACGGAGATCCTCGGCCTGCGGTTGTACCGCGAGGCGTTCGAGTACTTCAGCGTCGACACCGCCGCGACCCTGACCATGGTCATGCTGCTGATCAACTTCGTGCTGGCCATCTTCTACTTCCGGGCGCTGCGGCGTCAGGCGGGAGGCGAGGCATGA
- a CDS encoding FAD-dependent oxidoreductase: protein MKTQDHYDVVVAGGGTAGACAAIAAARTGARTLVVEPYSYLGGNIALGMNLLGAADAEGHWALGGVGRELVDRLEREGGATPVSLDPQFGSILGHDPEMAKIVLLEMAVEAGVEILYHALVVDAVVSNGAVTGLTVATKQGVRTIGARVVVDTTGDADVLAKAGGAHTFGRDADRKTQPASRIFRVGDVDLKRVYEYLSEHPEDLKPPKGWSGGDYDVDTLAATPGATIEAFGDLIRRARAAGHWSIPRWRLGLYTLPGRSDVGVNVTRVHGVDGTDPDDVTRADVETTLQMAEVMRFLRGYVPGFENSRIVSAPHQVGIRETRRVRGGYALTQEDVVEGRSFDDQIGRGAYPLDVHDVEPGLGGSVLWPIRRSFGIPVRCLVPVDVGGLVVAGRAISATHEAAGSTRGQAVCMVTGHAAGTLAALAAAGDGVTSVEVTRLQDTLRAQDAVLERGRLIESLTDGG, encoded by the coding sequence TTGAAGACGCAGGATCACTACGACGTCGTGGTCGCCGGCGGAGGTACCGCCGGCGCCTGCGCCGCCATCGCCGCCGCCCGCACCGGCGCCCGCACGCTCGTCGTCGAGCCGTACTCGTACCTCGGCGGGAACATCGCGCTGGGGATGAACCTCCTCGGCGCCGCCGACGCCGAGGGCCACTGGGCGCTCGGCGGGGTCGGGCGCGAGCTGGTCGACCGGCTGGAGCGCGAGGGCGGCGCGACCCCCGTCTCGCTGGACCCGCAGTTCGGCTCGATCCTGGGTCACGATCCCGAGATGGCGAAGATCGTCCTGCTGGAGATGGCGGTCGAGGCCGGCGTCGAGATCCTCTACCACGCGCTCGTGGTCGACGCGGTCGTCAGCAACGGCGCCGTCACCGGCCTCACCGTCGCGACGAAGCAGGGGGTGCGCACCATCGGCGCGCGCGTCGTCGTCGACACGACCGGCGACGCCGACGTGCTGGCCAAGGCCGGCGGGGCGCACACGTTCGGCCGCGACGCCGACCGCAAGACCCAGCCGGCGAGCCGGATCTTCCGCGTCGGCGACGTCGACCTCAAGCGCGTCTACGAGTACCTGTCCGAGCACCCCGAGGACCTCAAGCCGCCGAAGGGCTGGAGCGGCGGCGACTACGACGTCGACACGCTGGCCGCGACGCCCGGTGCCACCATCGAGGCGTTCGGCGACCTCATCAGGCGGGCCCGCGCGGCCGGCCACTGGAGCATCCCGCGCTGGCGGCTCGGCCTCTACACGCTGCCCGGCCGGTCCGACGTCGGCGTCAACGTCACCCGCGTCCACGGCGTCGACGGGACCGACCCCGACGACGTCACCCGTGCCGACGTCGAGACCACGCTGCAGATGGCCGAGGTCATGCGGTTCCTGCGCGGCTACGTCCCCGGCTTCGAGAACTCGCGCATCGTGTCGGCCCCGCACCAGGTGGGTATCCGGGAGACACGGCGGGTCCGCGGGGGCTACGCGCTCACGCAGGAGGACGTGGTGGAGGGTCGCAGCTTCGACGACCAGATCGGGCGCGGCGCCTACCCCCTCGACGTCCACGACGTGGAGCCGGGCCTCGGCGGTTCGGTGCTCTGGCCGATCCGCAGGTCGTTCGGCATTCCGGTGCGCTGCCTGGTTCCGGTCGACGTCGGCGGGCTCGTCGTCGCCGGGCGGGCGATCTCGGCCACGCACGAGGCGGCCGGCTCGACCCGCGGCCAGGCGGTCTGCATGGTCACCGGGCACGCCGCCGGCACCCTCGCGGCACTGGCGGCGGCCGGCGACGGCGTCACCTCGGTCGAGGTGACGCGGTTGCAGGACACACTGCGGGCCCAGGACGCCGTGCTCGAGCGCGGCCGTCTCATCGAGTCACTGACGGACGGTGGGTGA
- a CDS encoding LysR family transcriptional regulator — MDIEMRLLRSFTVVAEELHFSRAAERLRVSQPALSRQIRDLERRIGADLLVRDTRTVALTECGRLLHREATRLLADLERTVERVRGAGRGDVGHLFVGVIGSSIDSFVVPTLQTVRRRHPRLTFTLIDRPWVEQAAGLENGDDDLAFVRDLPPGAPWTTAHVATEPVCLVVPADHPFAGRALVLRSELPQIAETPFLTNPSWMATHCRDWPFEPRVTDEMGATHGIFSLVRAHFGISFMPASYASWGDDGLSFVPVEGHSSTLVVAWRANRHSAAHDVFLSALPAETAGP, encoded by the coding sequence ATGGACATCGAGATGCGCCTGCTCCGGTCCTTCACCGTCGTCGCCGAGGAGCTGCACTTCAGCAGGGCGGCCGAGCGGCTGCGCGTGAGCCAGCCCGCGCTGAGCCGGCAGATCCGTGACCTGGAGCGACGCATCGGAGCCGACCTGTTGGTCCGCGACACCCGCACCGTCGCGCTGACCGAGTGCGGCCGGCTGCTGCACCGCGAGGCGACTCGGCTGCTGGCCGACCTCGAGCGCACGGTGGAGCGGGTCCGCGGCGCCGGGCGCGGCGACGTCGGTCACCTGTTCGTCGGCGTCATCGGCTCGTCGATCGACTCGTTCGTCGTGCCGACGCTGCAGACCGTGCGACGGCGGCATCCCCGGCTGACGTTCACGCTCATCGACCGGCCTTGGGTCGAGCAGGCGGCGGGGCTGGAGAACGGCGACGACGACCTCGCCTTCGTCCGCGACCTCCCGCCCGGCGCACCCTGGACGACGGCGCACGTGGCGACCGAGCCGGTGTGCCTGGTCGTCCCCGCCGACCACCCGTTCGCCGGCCGGGCCCTGGTGCTCCGGTCGGAGCTGCCGCAGATCGCCGAGACGCCGTTCCTCACCAACCCGTCGTGGATGGCGACGCACTGCCGCGACTGGCCGTTCGAGCCGCGCGTCACCGACGAGATGGGCGCGACACACGGCATCTTCTCACTGGTCAGGGCGCACTTCGGCATCTCGTTCATGCCGGCCAGCTACGCCTCCTGGGGCGACGACGGACTCTCCTTCGTCCCGGTCGAGGGCCACTCCAGCACGCTCGTCGTCGCCTGGCGCGCCAACCGCCACTCCGCCGCCCACGACGTGTTCCTCAGCGCCCTCCCCGCCGAGACCGCCGGTCCGTGA